In the genome of Tropicibacter oceani, one region contains:
- a CDS encoding thiamine pyrophosphate-dependent enzyme: protein MPDTQRRAADHLVDLLVAQGTSHVFGVPGESYLPVLDALHGRGDIQFVTCRQEGGAAMAADAHGRMTGRPGICMVTRGPGATNASAGVHVAYQDSIPMILFIGQVARDMVEREAFQEIDYRRMFGQMAKWVTQIDDASRMQEYISRAYRVALSGRPGPVVIALPEDMLYDMIDTPPAPRRVEAPRYQPAPDTLAALQDAIASAQRPLIMAGGGNWTEEGIAALQRFAEVQGIPVTVSLRCQALMNNDHANYVGHFAVGKVPYLAEALEDTDLLIAIGPRLGEMTTNGYTNPKPPVPKQRLAHVFPAPEEPGRVYEPEITLISDTESFCRAVAEWPAIAPDRFQQRREALRSAYEALNAASSVNNDMLAPIYKHLSDTVPADAIMTNGAGNYAAWLHRFHRYRTPRSQLAPTSGSMGYGLPAAIGAAVAAPGREVYALAGDGCFMMTCQELATAVHHGLRLTVIVVNNARYGTIRVHQEREFPGRVSGTEMINPDFVAFAKSFGAGAARAEDLDSFKTALDDARARGGVNLIEVVQDRALLAPGRRLD from the coding sequence ATGCCCGACACACAGCGCCGCGCCGCCGATCACCTGGTTGACCTGTTGGTCGCCCAAGGTACGTCCCATGTCTTTGGCGTGCCGGGGGAAAGCTATCTTCCGGTGCTGGACGCACTGCACGGGCGCGGCGACATCCAGTTCGTGACCTGCCGTCAGGAAGGCGGCGCGGCCATGGCCGCCGATGCCCATGGCCGCATGACCGGGCGGCCCGGCATCTGCATGGTCACGCGCGGTCCGGGGGCAACCAATGCCAGCGCCGGGGTGCATGTCGCCTATCAGGACAGCATCCCGATGATCCTGTTCATCGGGCAGGTGGCGCGCGACATGGTCGAACGCGAGGCCTTTCAGGAAATCGACTATCGCCGCATGTTCGGCCAGATGGCCAAATGGGTGACGCAGATCGACGATGCCTCGCGGATGCAGGAATACATCAGCCGTGCCTATCGCGTGGCGCTGTCCGGGCGGCCCGGCCCCGTCGTGATCGCGCTGCCCGAGGACATGCTGTACGACATGATCGACACGCCGCCCGCCCCGCGCCGCGTCGAGGCCCCGCGCTATCAGCCCGCGCCCGATACGCTGGCGGCCTTGCAGGATGCCATCGCCAGTGCGCAGCGCCCGCTGATCATGGCAGGCGGCGGCAACTGGACCGAGGAGGGCATCGCCGCCCTGCAACGCTTTGCCGAAGTGCAGGGCATCCCCGTCACCGTCAGCCTGCGCTGCCAGGCGCTGATGAACAACGACCATGCCAATTATGTCGGCCATTTCGCGGTGGGCAAGGTGCCCTATCTGGCCGAGGCGTTGGAGGACACCGACCTGCTGATCGCCATCGGCCCGCGTCTGGGCGAGATGACGACCAATGGCTACACCAATCCCAAACCACCCGTGCCGAAACAGCGTCTGGCGCATGTCTTCCCCGCACCGGAAGAGCCGGGCCGGGTCTACGAGCCCGAGATCACGCTGATCTCGGACACCGAAAGCTTTTGCCGCGCCGTGGCCGAATGGCCCGCCATCGCCCCGGACCGGTTCCAACAGCGACGCGAGGCGCTGCGCAGCGCCTATGAGGCGTTGAACGCGGCCAGTTCGGTCAACAACGACATGCTGGCGCCGATCTACAAACACCTGTCGGACACCGTGCCGGCCGATGCGATCATGACCAATGGTGCGGGCAATTACGCGGCCTGGCTGCACCGGTTCCACCGCTACCGCACGCCGCGCAGCCAGCTTGCGCCGACCTCTGGTTCCATGGGCTATGGCCTGCCCGCCGCCATCGGTGCCGCTGTCGCCGCGCCGGGGCGCGAGGTCTATGCTTTGGCAGGCGACGGATGTTTCATGATGACCTGCCAGGAACTGGCCACAGCCGTGCACCACGGCCTGCGCCTGACGGTGATCGTGGTGAACAACGCGCGCTATGGCACGATCCGGGTGCACCAGGAACGCGAATTCCCGGGGCGGGTATCAGGCACCGAGATGATCAACCCCGATTTTGTCGCCTTTGCCAAATCCTTTGGGGCAGGGGCGGCGCGCGCCGAGGATCTGGACAGCTTCAAGACCGCCCTTGATGACGCGCGTGCGCGCGGCGGGGTCAACCTGATCGAGGTGGTGCAGGATCGTGCCCTGCTGGCCCCCGGACGGCGGCTGGATTAA
- a CDS encoding sirohydrochlorin chelatase has translation MSAQPSPLPRVVIVSHGQPSDPQIGETEISALARAVAQALPGRDIRGATLAAPGALEDALDGSRDALVYPFFMADGWFTKSVLPKRLTGMQARQLPPFGLDPDLPEFTQQWLQRVLDEAGWQAGETGLFLAAHGSGKSDKPAEVTRAFAQHLAALMPLRDIRCGFVEQPPFLADMARNMGDKAICLPFFALKRGHVLEDLPQALDAVNFAGLRLEPFGCQPELPAFIARRLALG, from the coding sequence ATGTCCGCCCAGCCCAGCCCCCTGCCCCGCGTGGTCATCGTCAGCCACGGTCAACCCTCCGATCCGCAGATCGGCGAGACCGAGATAAGCGCCCTGGCCCGGGCGGTTGCCCAGGCCCTGCCGGGGCGGGACATACGCGGCGCAACCCTGGCCGCGCCCGGCGCGCTCGAGGACGCCTTGGACGGCAGCCGCGATGCGCTGGTCTATCCCTTTTTCATGGCCGATGGCTGGTTCACCAAAAGCGTTCTGCCAAAGCGGTTGACCGGGATGCAGGCGCGGCAATTGCCGCCCTTTGGGCTGGACCCGGACCTGCCCGAATTCACGCAGCAGTGGCTGCAACGGGTGCTGGACGAGGCCGGTTGGCAGGCCGGGGAAACCGGCCTGTTCCTGGCCGCGCATGGATCAGGCAAAAGCGACAAGCCCGCCGAAGTCACCCGCGCCTTTGCGCAGCACCTGGCCGCCTTGATGCCGCTGCGCGACATCCGCTGCGGCTTTGTCGAACAGCCGCCCTTTCTGGCCGACATGGCCAGAAACATGGGCGACAAGGCGATCTGCCTGCCGTTCTTTGCCCTGAAACGCGGCCATGTGCTCGAAGACCTGCCGCAGGCGTTGGACGCGGTGAATTTCGCCGGGCTGCGGCTGGAGCCGTTTGGCTGCCAGCCCGAATTGCCCGCCTTCATCGCCCGGCGGCTGGCGCTGGGTTAA
- a CDS encoding methyl-accepting chemotaxis protein, translated as MTAEKQTKPKRWRHPLSSIGAKITLVLIAMGAVSAICGVLVTVVFQSVAQDMDDLTQDKLPKLDLSIELINAANNTKTAMTSALLAGDLDALAQSRDEVAKSTAQLNSLIGQLPAQNQEAFRLDADNVATTLDALLSARNAVFKNDAWIETQINQLQSLSSSLQSTLTEIADNAYFNLVIGGEETIATIDATLASLVEEQFGALQGLLEARAEVNLLSGLALAIGTTRDSGTLAILTDLSKASSVRLEGIIDTLASGEVVIIDVAPLRSAAEAFEAASAAGLAQSEGTRKAVLQARQIADTVLSTAVDDMVFTLTIAADEASTENGVAIQSLLDNEGGFLNKLLEINGWISSFQVAALDVVSAPGIAEATTAAVPLSKAAEALGAYLDFNDGVLAENLGQLVALADAGQGLPAFKITSLRANASAAAESAATATAVLQIADLARDLGRSSQTRMEAMAGKVSTEVTQAQQQIRWLLVASGVVFVLALLLTRFLILKPLRAISITTERLARGELRPVTGFDRASDEIFRIAQALSVFRDGLVEKQEISKTVEAERTARMQEQEKAVKAIGDGLARLSRGDLTARIDEDMSDGYRILRDDFNATLETLTKTMSELVLATDSIANGSDEIGRATGDLSQRTENQAATLEETAAALDELTSSVRAAAEGARTVEATVQQARDQAENSEVVVRDAVAAMTEIEGSSGEISKIVSVIDDIAFQTNLLALNAGVEAARAGDAGKGFAVVAAEVRALAQRSSESAMEIKSRIDNSSHQVERGVDLVGKAGGALHAILDRIGQISQLVSDIAQVAVEQSSGLDQINVGMSQLDRVTQQNAAMVQETTSASGVLQGNATRLSELVGQFKTGDAARVAPRPRAKEQAVVKLDSWTPEPPAAKPLKVSGGPAEHWSDF; from the coding sequence ATGACGGCAGAAAAGCAAACCAAACCCAAACGTTGGCGCCATCCGCTTTCCAGCATAGGGGCCAAGATCACCCTGGTGCTGATTGCCATGGGCGCAGTCTCGGCGATCTGCGGTGTCCTTGTCACGGTGGTGTTCCAAAGCGTTGCGCAGGACATGGATGACCTGACGCAGGACAAGCTGCCCAAACTTGACCTCAGCATCGAATTGATCAACGCCGCGAACAACACCAAGACGGCCATGACATCGGCGTTGCTGGCCGGGGATCTGGACGCGCTTGCCCAAAGCCGGGACGAGGTGGCAAAATCCACGGCGCAATTGAACAGCCTGATCGGGCAGCTGCCCGCCCAGAACCAGGAGGCGTTTCGCTTAGACGCGGACAATGTCGCGACGACCCTTGATGCCCTTCTTTCGGCGCGCAACGCGGTCTTCAAGAACGATGCCTGGATTGAAACTCAGATCAACCAGCTGCAAAGCCTCAGCAGCAGTCTGCAATCGACCCTGACCGAGATCGCCGACAACGCTTACTTCAACCTTGTCATCGGCGGCGAGGAAACGATTGCCACGATTGATGCGACGCTGGCCAGCCTTGTCGAAGAACAATTCGGCGCCCTTCAAGGCCTGCTCGAGGCCCGCGCCGAGGTCAATCTGCTGTCGGGTCTGGCGCTGGCCATCGGCACCACGCGGGACAGCGGGACCCTGGCCATACTGACCGACCTGTCAAAAGCGTCCTCGGTGCGGCTGGAGGGGATCATCGACACGCTTGCCAGCGGCGAGGTCGTGATCATCGACGTGGCTCCTCTGCGCAGCGCCGCCGAGGCCTTCGAGGCGGCCAGCGCCGCCGGGCTGGCGCAGTCCGAAGGCACCCGCAAGGCGGTTCTGCAGGCGCGCCAGATCGCGGACACGGTGCTGTCCACAGCGGTGGATGACATGGTCTTTACCCTGACCATCGCCGCCGATGAGGCCAGCACCGAAAACGGCGTGGCCATCCAAAGCCTGCTGGACAACGAAGGCGGCTTTTTGAACAAGCTGCTGGAAATCAATGGTTGGATCAGCAGTTTCCAGGTGGCGGCGCTGGATGTGGTGTCAGCCCCCGGCATCGCCGAGGCAACGACAGCCGCGGTTCCCCTGTCCAAGGCCGCCGAGGCGCTGGGCGCCTATCTCGATTTCAACGACGGCGTGCTTGCCGAAAATCTTGGGCAGCTTGTCGCCCTGGCGGATGCGGGGCAGGGCCTGCCGGCTTTCAAGATCACCTCGCTGCGGGCCAATGCCTCGGCGGCGGCGGAATCGGCTGCGACCGCGACCGCGGTGCTTCAGATCGCCGATCTTGCGCGCGATCTTGGCCGGTCCAGCCAGACCCGTATGGAGGCGATGGCCGGCAAGGTTTCGACCGAGGTGACGCAGGCGCAACAGCAGATCCGCTGGCTTCTGGTGGCTTCGGGCGTGGTGTTTGTCCTTGCCTTGCTTCTGACCCGTTTCCTTATCCTCAAACCACTGCGCGCGATCAGCATAACGACTGAACGGCTGGCCCGGGGTGAATTGCGCCCGGTCACCGGTTTTGATCGGGCCAGCGACGAGATATTTCGCATCGCGCAGGCCCTGTCGGTCTTTCGCGATGGGCTGGTCGAAAAGCAGGAAATCTCAAAAACGGTCGAGGCCGAGCGGACCGCCCGCATGCAAGAGCAGGAAAAAGCCGTCAAGGCGATCGGCGACGGGTTGGCGCGGCTGTCCCGGGGCGATCTGACTGCGCGCATCGACGAAGACATGTCCGACGGCTACAGGATACTGCGCGATGATTTCAACGCCACGCTGGAAACCCTGACCAAGACCATGTCGGAACTGGTGCTGGCGACAGACAGCATCGCCAACGGGTCGGATGAAATCGGGCGGGCCACTGGTGATCTGTCGCAAAGGACGGAAAACCAGGCCGCGACGCTGGAAGAAACAGCCGCCGCGCTGGATGAATTGACCTCCAGCGTCAGGGCCGCCGCCGAAGGCGCCCGCACCGTCGAGGCCACTGTTCAGCAGGCCCGCGACCAGGCCGAAAACAGCGAGGTCGTCGTCAGGGATGCCGTGGCCGCCATGACCGAGATCGAGGGCAGCTCGGGCGAGATTTCAAAGATCGTCAGCGTGATCGACGACATTGCCTTTCAGACCAATCTGCTGGCGCTGAATGCCGGTGTCGAGGCGGCCCGTGCAGGTGATGCCGGCAAAGGCTTTGCCGTCGTGGCCGCCGAAGTGCGGGCTCTGGCGCAGCGCTCGTCGGAATCCGCGATGGAGATCAAGTCCCGGATCGACAACAGCTCGCACCAGGTAGAGCGCGGGGTTGACCTGGTGGGCAAGGCCGGCGGCGCGCTGCATGCGATCCTTGACCGGATCGGCCAGATTTCACAACTGGTCAGCGATATCGCCCAGGTCGCGGTCGAACAGTCCTCGGGGCTGGACCAGATCAATGTCGGCATGTCCCAACTGGATCGCGTCACGCAGCAGAACGCGGCCATGGTGCAGGAAACCACCTCGGCCAGCGGCGTGTTGCAGGGCAATGCGACGCGGCTGTCCGAACTCGTTGGCCAGTTCAAGACCGGCGATGCGGCCCGCGTGGCGCCGAGACCAAGAGCAAAGGAACAAGCCGTCGTCAAACTGGACAGCTGGACGCCCGAGCCCCCGGCGGCAAAGCCGCTGAAGGTTTCGGGCGGCCCTGCCGAGCATTGGAGCGATTTCTGA
- a CDS encoding ABC transporter substrate-binding protein, with the protein MNFGTRTLAAALLAVLPGLSLAGQGVTDTQVSFAQVAALEGPAAALGQGMRTGMMAAFAEANAKGGVHGRQIILDSLDDGYEPDRSVSHVKSVIAGDNHLGLIGAVGTPTASATQPVATEAGLPFVGPFTGAGFLRDASHGNIYNVRASYFAETEAWIAYLVDELGMKSIALLYQDDGFGRVGLAGVTEALTKRGMTLSAEGTYTRNTVAVKKALLEIRKAEPDAVVMVGAYKPVAEFIRLSRKLKFDPTFVNISFVGSDALASELGDDGEGVIISQVVPFPWDETRPVVAQYHAALKAVDAAAEPGFVTLEGYLTGRLVIRALEDAGQALTRDSFLAALAALRDVDFGGVVMRFGPGDNQGMDDVFLTRITRGGGFEPVATAAGNGA; encoded by the coding sequence ATGAACTTTGGAACCAGAACCCTTGCGGCGGCGCTGTTGGCCGTCCTTCCCGGACTGTCCCTTGCGGGGCAGGGCGTCACCGACACGCAGGTCAGCTTTGCCCAGGTGGCGGCGCTGGAAGGGCCGGCCGCCGCGCTGGGGCAGGGGATGCGCACCGGCATGATGGCCGCCTTCGCCGAGGCGAATGCCAAGGGCGGGGTGCATGGTCGCCAGATCATTCTGGACAGCCTGGATGACGGCTATGAACCTGATCGGTCGGTCTCGCACGTCAAGTCGGTGATTGCCGGAGACAACCATCTTGGGTTGATCGGTGCGGTGGGCACGCCGACGGCTTCGGCGACCCAACCGGTCGCGACCGAGGCGGGGCTGCCCTTTGTCGGCCCCTTCACCGGCGCCGGGTTCCTGCGCGATGCCAGCCACGGCAACATCTACAACGTGCGCGCCAGCTATTTCGCCGAGACCGAGGCATGGATTGCCTACCTGGTCGATGAACTGGGGATGAAATCGATTGCCTTGCTGTACCAGGACGACGGCTTTGGCCGTGTCGGTCTGGCCGGTGTCACCGAGGCGCTGACAAAGCGCGGCATGACCCTGTCAGCCGAAGGCACCTATACCCGCAACACCGTTGCCGTGAAAAAGGCGCTGCTGGAAATCCGCAAGGCCGAACCCGACGCCGTGGTCATGGTTGGCGCCTACAAGCCGGTTGCCGAATTCATTCGTCTGTCGCGAAAGCTCAAGTTCGATCCGACTTTTGTGAACATCTCGTTCGTGGGGTCCGATGCGCTGGCCAGCGAGCTGGGCGATGACGGCGAAGGGGTGATCATCAGCCAGGTCGTGCCCTTTCCCTGGGACGAAACCCGCCCGGTGGTGGCGCAGTATCACGCCGCGCTCAAGGCTGTCGATGCGGCGGCGGAACCGGGCTTTGTCACACTCGAAGGCTATCTGACCGGCCGCCTGGTGATCAGGGCGCTGGAAGATGCCGGGCAGGCCCTGACGCGCGACAGCTTTCTGGCGGCACTTGCCGCGCTGCGCGATGTCGATTTCGGCGGTGTCGTGATGCGCTTTGGTCCCGGTGACAACCAGGGGATGGACGATGTCTTTTTGACCCGCATCACCCGGGGCGGCGGTTTCGAACCGGTTGCAACGGCAGCAGGAAACGGCGCCTGA
- a CDS encoding sensor histidine kinase — translation MSRDRHGFSIRRRLTAQLLVVAAVLAGLLFYSIRTVADVAVEQTQDRILGAATLAIAEELRGGQDGIVIDIPYSAFSMLGALGNDRIFYRIEVNGELATGYADLPLPPTLPSGLDPEFYDSRYLGYAVRVAAVSRSVLVAGKTVPVLIVVAQTRSVQESIVAGLTNRALLLGLGFFGLAALLAVAMARSVLQPVNDLAGAVTRRGPQDLRPVKRQVPEELGPLVNALNGFIGRLSGALSRTETFIAEAAHYIRTPLTTLRAQSEIALRQTESDETKEHLRKIIRLADNTARSASQLLDHAAVIYRTDQRSDEALALDQVIADIVEAFRPSAEMRDIELGYHRPDTAVTIAADRLLIETVIRNLIDNAIKYSDELGAVEVALSAADGFARITVSDRGRGLGGMKLEALGNRFERGGNVQDVIGSGLGLSIVTEVARAYGGTLELTERKGGGACACFSLPLA, via the coding sequence ATGAGCCGCGACAGGCACGGCTTTTCCATCCGGCGGCGGCTGACGGCGCAATTGCTGGTGGTGGCGGCGGTTCTGGCGGGGCTTTTGTTCTACTCGATCCGCACGGTCGCTGACGTGGCGGTCGAACAGACGCAGGACCGCATCCTGGGCGCCGCGACCCTTGCCATCGCCGAGGAATTGCGCGGCGGGCAGGACGGCATCGTGATCGACATTCCCTATTCGGCCTTTTCCATGCTGGGCGCGCTGGGCAATGACCGGATTTTTTACCGCATCGAGGTGAACGGGGAACTGGCCACGGGCTACGCCGACCTGCCGCTGCCTCCGACGCTGCCGTCCGGGCTGGACCCCGAATTCTACGATTCGCGCTATCTGGGCTATGCGGTGCGGGTGGCGGCGGTCAGCCGCTCGGTTCTGGTGGCGGGCAAAACGGTGCCGGTGTTGATCGTGGTGGCACAGACGCGGTCCGTGCAGGAAAGCATCGTCGCGGGGCTGACCAATCGCGCGCTGCTGCTGGGGCTTGGGTTCTTCGGGTTGGCGGCGCTGCTGGCGGTGGCCATGGCGCGGTCTGTCCTGCAACCGGTGAACGATCTGGCCGGGGCGGTGACACGGCGCGGCCCGCAGGATCTGCGCCCGGTGAAACGCCAGGTCCCCGAGGAACTGGGCCCGCTGGTCAACGCGCTGAACGGCTTTATCGGGCGGCTTTCGGGCGCGTTGTCGCGGACCGAAACCTTTATCGCCGAGGCGGCGCATTACATCCGCACGCCGCTGACCACCCTGCGCGCGCAATCCGAAATCGCCCTGCGTCAGACCGAGAGTGACGAGACCAAGGAACACCTGCGCAAGATCATCCGCCTGGCCGACAACACCGCGCGTTCGGCCAGCCAGTTGCTGGACCATGCCGCCGTGATCTATCGCACCGACCAGCGCAGCGACGAAGCCCTGGCGCTGGACCAGGTGATCGCCGATATCGTCGAGGCCTTTCGCCCCTCGGCCGAAATGCGCGATATCGAGCTGGGCTATCACCGCCCCGATACCGCCGTGACCATCGCCGCCGACCGGCTGTTGATCGAAACCGTGATCCGCAACCTGATCGACAATGCCATCAAGTATTCCGACGAATTGGGCGCGGTCGAGGTGGCGCTGAGCGCCGCCGATGGATTTGCCCGGATCACGGTCAGCGACCGGGGCCGGGGCCTTGGCGGGATGAAGCTGGAGGCGCTGGGCAACAGATTTGAGCGCGGCGGCAATGTTCAGGATGTCATCGGCTCGGGCCTTGGGCTGTCGATCGTGACCGAGGTCGCGCGCGCCTATGGCGGCACGCTGGAGCTGACAGAGCGGAAAGGAGGCGGCGCATGCGCGTGTTTTTCATTGCCCTTGGCCTGA
- a CDS encoding trimethylamine methyltransferase family protein produces the protein MSADDRPARTRAGGRNARRALRAATDITMLPGLRHALPTCEILQGAQIERIDNASMDILENIGVRFRDAEALRDWRRAGAKVVDEMVYLDRGLVRALIATIPARFTYHARDPEKNVGLGGRQAVFVPMTGAPYLRDLDDIRRTPTLDDLAMFHKLSHMLPAMHSTAHHIVEPYDHPISQRHLRITYSSMKHSDKMFMGMTTSPKNAEDVLDMCAILFGKDFIDTHPVVTGNCNGNSPLVWDETMLGAMRAFCRRNQPVLCSPFVLGGANTPASVPATVAQLNAEALSALAYTQVVRPGCPAIYGHYLSTVSMKSGAPMAGTPEISLMNFMIGQMARFYGVPWRTSNTLGGAKTLDAQAGYESATTLSAVIHAGANYIWHSAGWNEAGMHCSVAKFIVDAEQCAMAYRMAEGPKWDDFDQALEAVSDIGPGGHYLGHPHTQDHFQSAFFMPEMFDNNSIEQWMAEGSTQVTQRALKQARKLLEAYEEPPLDEAVNDALLDYIARREREIPAAEALNNSF, from the coding sequence ATGAGCGCTGATGACAGGCCCGCCCGCACCCGCGCCGGGGGCCGCAACGCCCGCCGCGCCCTGCGCGCCGCCACCGACATCACCATGCTGCCCGGCCTGCGCCATGCCTTGCCCACCTGCGAGATCCTGCAAGGCGCCCAGATCGAGCGGATCGACAATGCCTCGATGGATATTCTTGAAAACATCGGAGTGCGGTTCCGCGACGCCGAGGCGCTGCGCGACTGGCGACGCGCCGGGGCCAAGGTGGTGGACGAGATGGTCTATCTTGACCGCGGTCTTGTGCGCGCCTTGATCGCCACGATCCCCGCCCGCTTTACCTACCACGCCCGCGATCCCGAAAAGAACGTCGGTCTGGGCGGGCGGCAGGCGGTCTTTGTCCCAATGACCGGCGCGCCCTATCTGCGCGATCTGGACGACATTCGCCGCACCCCGACGCTGGACGATCTGGCGATGTTCCACAAACTGTCGCACATGCTGCCCGCGATGCATTCCACCGCGCATCACATCGTCGAACCCTATGACCACCCGATCAGCCAGCGGCACCTGCGGATCACCTATTCGTCGATGAAACATTCGGACAAGATGTTCATGGGCATGACCACCAGCCCGAAGAACGCCGAAGACGTTCTGGACATGTGCGCCATCCTGTTCGGCAAGGATTTCATCGACACCCACCCGGTCGTGACGGGCAATTGCAACGGCAATTCGCCGCTTGTCTGGGATGAAACCATGCTGGGGGCGATGCGGGCCTTTTGCCGTCGCAACCAGCCTGTGCTGTGCTCTCCTTTCGTGCTGGGCGGGGCGAACACGCCTGCCTCGGTGCCGGCCACGGTCGCGCAGCTGAACGCCGAGGCGCTCAGCGCGCTGGCCTATACGCAGGTGGTGCGGCCCGGTTGCCCGGCGATCTATGGCCACTACCTGTCGACGGTGTCGATGAAGTCGGGCGCGCCGATGGCAGGGACACCCGAAATCAGCCTGATGAACTTCATGATCGGCCAGATGGCGCGGTTCTACGGGGTGCCGTGGCGCACTTCGAACACCCTTGGCGGGGCCAAGACGCTGGACGCTCAGGCCGGCTATGAAAGCGCGACGACGCTGTCGGCGGTCATCCATGCCGGGGCGAATTACATCTGGCATTCAGCCGGTTGGAACGAAGCGGGGATGCATTGTTCGGTCGCCAAGTTCATCGTCGACGCGGAACAATGCGCCATGGCCTACCGCATGGCCGAAGGGCCGAAATGGGATGATTTCGACCAGGCGCTGGAGGCGGTGTCGGACATCGGGCCCGGCGGGCATTACCTGGGGCATCCGCATACCCAGGACCATTTTCAAAGCGCGTTTTTCATGCCCGAGATGTTTGACAACAATTCGATCGAACAATGGATGGCCGAAGGCTCGACCCAAGTCACCCAGCGCGCCCTGAAACAGGCCCGCAAGCTGCTGGAGGCCTACGAGGAGCCGCCTTTGGACGAGGCCGTGAACGACGCCTTGCTGGATTATATCGCCCGGCGCGAACGCGAAATCCCGGCGGCCGAGGCGCTGAACAACAGCTTTTGA
- a CDS encoding ABC transporter substrate-binding protein, producing the protein MRVFFIALGLMLWGLVASAFEIEEDRWFRSAAETGALHILSSTDTAVFAPLIEAYQARNPGVSVHYVVTNTQALFHAIADEQADFDLAISSAMDLQMKLANDGLALSHQSPATARLPAWAHWRDQLFGFTQEPVVMALSRRALGAAPIPETRQDLIRLMRDHPDLFAGRIGTYDPARSGAGYLFASQDARQSDTFWRMSEVMGGLSPHLYASTGAMLDDLQAGKLILAYNVLGSYLADRLKTWPDGEMVELRDYTQVLLRTAFVPVTAQRPDLGRGFLDFLISHAGQTLIDERTGFSRIDEAALAEGPHLRPIRLDPGLLIYVDPLIKAGFLDEWAAAVLRR; encoded by the coding sequence ATGCGCGTGTTTTTCATTGCCCTTGGCCTGATGCTTTGGGGGCTGGTCGCCAGCGCCTTTGAGATCGAGGAAGACCGCTGGTTCCGCAGCGCCGCCGAAACCGGCGCGCTGCATATCCTGTCCTCGACTGACACGGCGGTCTTTGCGCCGCTGATCGAGGCCTATCAGGCGCGCAATCCGGGCGTTTCGGTGCATTATGTCGTGACCAACACGCAGGCCCTGTTCCATGCCATCGCGGACGAACAGGCCGATTTCGACCTGGCGATTTCCTCGGCGATGGATTTGCAGATGAAGCTGGCCAATGACGGGCTGGCCCTGTCGCACCAGTCCCCGGCCACGGCGCGGCTGCCCGCCTGGGCGCATTGGCGCGACCAGCTGTTCGGCTTTACCCAGGAACCGGTGGTCATGGCCCTGTCGCGCCGAGCGCTGGGCGCCGCGCCGATCCCCGAAACCCGGCAGGACCTGATCCGCCTGATGCGCGATCACCCTGATCTGTTTGCCGGGCGCATCGGCACCTATGATCCGGCCCGCTCTGGCGCGGGCTACCTGTTCGCCAGTCAGGACGCCCGGCAGTCCGACACCTTTTGGCGCATGTCCGAGGTCATGGGCGGGCTGTCGCCGCATCTTTATGCCTCGACCGGGGCGATGCTGGACGATCTGCAAGCGGGCAAGCTGATCCTGGCCTATAACGTGCTGGGGTCCTATCTGGCCGACCGGCTGAAAACCTGGCCCGATGGCGAAATGGTGGAATTGCGCGACTATACGCAGGTCTTGCTGCGCACCGCTTTTGTGCCGGTCACCGCGCAGCGGCCCGATCTGGGGCGCGGGTTCCTTGATTTCCTGATCTCGCACGCGGGGCAAACCCTGATCGACGAGCGCACGGGCTTTTCCCGCATAGACGAGGCCGCCCTGGCCGAAGGCCCGCACCTGCGGCCGATCCGTCTGGACCCCGGTCTGCTGATCTATGTCGATCCGCTGATCAAGGCGGGGTTTTTGGATGAATGGGCCGCCGCCGTGCTGCGGCGCTGA
- a CDS encoding response regulator transcription factor, with protein MRFLLVEDSADLAETVKTRLSMDGHAVDWAATLAEASDHLAVAEYDLILLDVMLPDGDGREFLAAHRRAQRTTPVIVMTARSAVSDRVAMLDSGADDYITKPFDFLELSARVRAVLRRQSGQAENTQSFADLTFNPLQASIRFGGEVRELRNRELRLFEILMSAPGRIYSKSQLYDRLFSVSETVSDNAIEVYVGRLRKKLDGSRARIETVRGVGYRLTEG; from the coding sequence ATGCGTTTTTTGCTGGTCGAGGACAGCGCCGACCTGGCCGAAACGGTGAAAACGCGGCTGTCGATGGACGGTCACGCGGTGGATTGGGCTGCCACGCTGGCCGAGGCGTCGGATCATCTGGCCGTGGCAGAGTACGACCTGATTCTGCTTGATGTCATGCTGCCTGATGGGGACGGGCGCGAATTTCTGGCCGCGCACCGGCGCGCGCAGCGCACCACGCCGGTGATCGTGATGACGGCGCGTTCGGCCGTGTCGGACCGGGTGGCGATGCTGGACAGCGGCGCCGATGACTACATCACCAAGCCCTTTGATTTCCTTGAACTGTCGGCCCGGGTCCGCGCGGTCCTGCGCCGTCAAAGCGGTCAGGCCGAAAACACCCAAAGCTTTGCCGACCTGACCTTCAATCCGCTTCAGGCCTCGATCCGCTTTGGCGGCGAAGTGCGCGAATTGCGCAACCGCGAATTGCGGCTGTTCGAAATCCTGATGTCGGCCCCCGGTCGCATCTATTCCAAATCGCAGCTGTACGACCGGCTGTTTTCCGTCAGTGAAACCGTCAGCGACAACGCGATCGAGGTCTACGTCGGGCGGCTGCGCAAGAAGCTGGACGGCAGCCGCGCCCGTATCGAAACCGTGCGCGGCGTCGGCTACAGGCTGACCGAGGGATGA